A window of the Lolium perenne isolate Kyuss_39 chromosome 7, Kyuss_2.0, whole genome shotgun sequence genome harbors these coding sequences:
- the LOC127316546 gene encoding uncharacterized protein: protein MDSSGGEMEAVRREKRMEERNKRLVAREERRKANAEKKKEKEEMAARVRKLYAKTVEAIRLKGRGESKEPWEQFRDHWMEEWGKGGHFGKFEDNTAIPPMRLTFSDFDSGYAMDTLQFFSVKVARIDDNLRWPLDVYGFVAVRDILDRKRNMIFCRDRDNCQTINEQDPYLVLTGPTRAVAVSGVLL, encoded by the exons ATGGATTCATCTggcggcgagatggaggcggTGAGACGTGAGAAGCGGATGGAGGAGAGGAACAAACGTTTGGTGGCGAGGGAGGAGCGGCGGAAGGCAAAtgcggagaagaagaaggagaaggaggagatggCGGCAAGGGTAAGGAAATTGTATGCAAAAACTGTAGAAGCGATCCGGCTCAAGGGAAGGGGGGAATCCAAGGAACCCTGGGAACAGTTTCGTGATCACTGGATGGAAGAATGGGGCAAAGGTGGCCATTTTGGCAAATTCGAGGACAACA CTGCTATCCCACCCATGCGTCTCACCTTCTCTGACTTTGACTCTGGCTACGCCATGGACACGCTGCAGTTCTTTTCAGTCAAAGTTGCAAGAATCGACGATAATCTACGGTGGCCACTCGATGTGTATGGGTTCGTTGCGGTGCGTGATATCTTGGATCGGAAACGCAACATGATTTTTTGCCGCGACAGAGACAACTGCCAAACTATCAACGAGCAG GACCCTTATCTAGTACTCACAGGTCCTACCCGTGCTGTTGCTGTGTCGGGTGTCTTACTTTGA
- the LOC127312764 gene encoding uncharacterized protein: MDSPGGEVEATRLQKLMEERNNRVLVVEEQKENEEKEKTAAREEFYAKAMKEFRESIEGMGEPKEPYEQFRDHWMELWGEGGHFGDFEDNTAMPPMRFTLCGPRSGCTMDTLQFFYVKVASIDDSLQWPLDVYGFVAVRDVLDRKRNMIFCCDRDNCQTINQQDPYLALTGPTRGVAVSGDPCYFEVKLKLKGTAESEDKDFSLFASTYRPCCPKRMFTSKLSTLEMSFQELFNSVEATISVEVTDGSWPDGFRGEFSASTDNPPDMKVNLLKCVDEKLPAGADGKIQLTRRVVSVELDGFLKVSIIAHCVNVKPKICEAIFAPERCGTSFNSEIEVGSCRMKVTVCWSLFGLGP, encoded by the exons ATGGATTCACCGGGCGGCGAGGTGGAGGCAACGAGACTCCAGAAGTTGATGGAGGAGAGGAACAATCGTGTGCTTGTGGTGGAGGAGCAGAAGGAaaatgaggagaaggagaagacggCGGCAAGGGAAGAATTCTATGCAAAAGCTATGAAAGAGTTCCGGGAGTCGATTGAGGGAATGGGGGAACCCAAGGAACCCTACGAACAGTTTCGTGATCACTGGATGGAATTATGGGGCGAAGGCGGCCATTTTGGCGACTTCGAGGACAACA CTGCTATGCCCCCCATGCGTTTCACCTTATGTGGCCCTCGCTCTGGCTGCACCATGGACACGCTGCAGTTCTTTTATGTCAAAGTTGCAAGTATTGACGACAGTCTACAGTGGCCACTCGATGTGTATGGGTTCGTTGCCGTACGTGATGTCTTAGATCGAAAACGCAACATGATTTTCTGCTGCGACAGAGACAACTGCCAAACTATCAACCAGCAG GACCCGTATCTAGCACTCACAGGTCCTACCCGTGGTGTTGCTGTGTCAGGTGATCCTTGCTACTTTGAGGTTAAGTTGAAACTAAAGGGCACTGCTGAATCTGAGGATAAAGATTTTAGCCTTTTTGCTTCAACATACAGACCTTGTTGCCCCAAAAGAATGTTCACTAGCAAGCTTAGCACACTAGAGATGTCATTTCAGGAGCTTTTCAACTCTGTGGAGGCCACAATCAGTGTTGAAGTTACTGATGGGTCATGGCCAGATGGCTTTCGTGGTGAATTTAGTGCCAGCACAGATAATCCTCCTGACATGAAAGTCAATTTGCTGAAGTGTGTGGATGAAAAATTGCCTGCTGGTGCTGATGGCAAGATCCAGCTCACACGTAGGGtcgtctctgttgaacttgatggaTTTTTGAAGGTTTCCATCATTGCACACTGTGTTAATgttaaacctaagatctgtgAAGCGATTTTTGCACCTGAGCGTTGTGGTACAAGCTTTAATTCTGAGATTGAAGTTGGCTCATGTCGCATGAAAGTCACTGTCTGCTGGTCTCTTTTCGGTCTTGGGCCGTAA